The Falco peregrinus isolate bFalPer1 chromosome 1, bFalPer1.pri, whole genome shotgun sequence genome has a window encoding:
- the NR2F2 gene encoding COUP transcription factor 2 isoform X3 encodes MLLLQAGLPKTTARPSALRAEKSLLSSVQRGRMPPTQPTHGQFALTNGDPLNCHSYLSGYISLLLRAEPYPTSRFGSQCMQPNNIMGIENICELAARMLFSAVEWARNIPFFPDLQITDQVALLRLTWSELFVLNAAQCSMPLHVAPLLAAAGLHASPMSADRVVAFMDHIRIFQEQVEKLKALHVDSAEYSCLKAIVLFTSDACGLSDVAHVESLQEKSQCALEEYVRSQYPNQPTRFGKLLLRLPSLRTVSSSVIEQLFFVRLVGKTPIETLIRDMLLSGSSFNWPYMSIQ; translated from the exons CGGTCCAGAGGGGCAGAATGCCACCCACACAGCCAACTCATGGTCAGTTCGCCTTGACAAACGGGGACCCTCTCAACTGCCATTCCTACCTATCCGGATATATCTCCCTTCTTCTGAGAGCAGAGCCCTACCCCACCTCCCGCTTTGGCAGTCAGTGCATGCAACCCAACAACATCATGGGCATCGAGAACATTTGTGAACTGGCAGCTAGGATGCTCTTCAGCGCGGTGGAGTGGGCCAGGAATATCCCCTTCTTCCCAGACCTCCAGATCACAGACCAGGTGGCCCTCCTGAGGCTGACCTGGAGCGAGTTATTTGTCCTCAACGCTGCCCAGTGCTCCATGCCCCTCCACGTAGCTCCgctcctggcagctgctggcctcCACGCTTCGCCAATGTCTGCTGACCGAGTGGTCGCCTTTATGGACCACATACGAATCTTCCAAGAGCAagtagaaaaactgaaagcattGCATGTCGACTCTGCAGAATATAGCTGTTTAAAGGCCATAGTCCTCTTCACCTCAG ATGCCTGTGGTCTCTCTGATGTAGCCCATGTTGAAAGTTTACAGGAGAAGTCACAGTGTGCTTTGGAAGAGTATGTTAGGAGCCAGTATCCCAACCAGCCAACACGATTCGGGAAGCTATTACTACGTCTCCCCTCCCTTCGCACTGTCTCCTCTTCTGTCATAGAGCAATTGTTTTTCGTCCGTTTGGTAGGTAAAACCCCCATAGAAACCCTAATCAGGGATATGTTACTGTCTGGCAGCAGTTTTAACTGGCCTTATATGTCCATTCAATAA
- the NR2F2 gene encoding COUP transcription factor 2 isoform X4: MQAIWDLEQGKYGFAVQRGRMPPTQPTHGQFALTNGDPLNCHSYLSGYISLLLRAEPYPTSRFGSQCMQPNNIMGIENICELAARMLFSAVEWARNIPFFPDLQITDQVALLRLTWSELFVLNAAQCSMPLHVAPLLAAAGLHASPMSADRVVAFMDHIRIFQEQVEKLKALHVDSAEYSCLKAIVLFTSDACGLSDVAHVESLQEKSQCALEEYVRSQYPNQPTRFGKLLLRLPSLRTVSSSVIEQLFFVRLVGKTPIETLIRDMLLSGSSFNWPYMSIQ; this comes from the exons CGGTCCAGAGGGGCAGAATGCCACCCACACAGCCAACTCATGGTCAGTTCGCCTTGACAAACGGGGACCCTCTCAACTGCCATTCCTACCTATCCGGATATATCTCCCTTCTTCTGAGAGCAGAGCCCTACCCCACCTCCCGCTTTGGCAGTCAGTGCATGCAACCCAACAACATCATGGGCATCGAGAACATTTGTGAACTGGCAGCTAGGATGCTCTTCAGCGCGGTGGAGTGGGCCAGGAATATCCCCTTCTTCCCAGACCTCCAGATCACAGACCAGGTGGCCCTCCTGAGGCTGACCTGGAGCGAGTTATTTGTCCTCAACGCTGCCCAGTGCTCCATGCCCCTCCACGTAGCTCCgctcctggcagctgctggcctcCACGCTTCGCCAATGTCTGCTGACCGAGTGGTCGCCTTTATGGACCACATACGAATCTTCCAAGAGCAagtagaaaaactgaaagcattGCATGTCGACTCTGCAGAATATAGCTGTTTAAAGGCCATAGTCCTCTTCACCTCAG ATGCCTGTGGTCTCTCTGATGTAGCCCATGTTGAAAGTTTACAGGAGAAGTCACAGTGTGCTTTGGAAGAGTATGTTAGGAGCCAGTATCCCAACCAGCCAACACGATTCGGGAAGCTATTACTACGTCTCCCCTCCCTTCGCACTGTCTCCTCTTCTGTCATAGAGCAATTGTTTTTCGTCCGTTTGGTAGGTAAAACCCCCATAGAAACCCTAATCAGGGATATGTTACTGTCTGGCAGCAGTTTTAACTGGCCTTATATGTCCATTCAATAA